The proteins below come from a single Acidobacteriota bacterium genomic window:
- a CDS encoding c-type cytochrome, which yields MNKTILAALVFVVFTCSLLLVAAVSEIDGRKVFDEAKCGTCHSVTSAEIMAKMKAGPMAGGDLAGIAEKRESKWIAGYLRQEEKIDGKAHAKPFKGSDEELQALVDWLLEQKSE from the coding sequence ATGAATAAGACGATTTTAGCCGCCTTGGTTTTCGTGGTCTTCACCTGTTCCCTGTTGCTCGTGGCAGCCGTGTCGGAAATCGACGGCCGCAAGGTCTTCGATGAGGCCAAATGCGGGACCTGCCACAGCGTCACCTCGGCCGAGATCATGGCCAAGATGAAAGCTGGCCCCATGGCGGGAGGAGATCTCGCCGGGATCGCGGAAAAGCGCGAATCCAAGTGGATCGCCGGCTATCTGCGCCAGGAAGAGAAGATCGACGGCAAGGCTCACGCCAAGCCCTTCAAAGGTTCCGACGAGGAGCTCCAAGCCCTGGTCGACTGGTTGCTCGAACAAAAGTCCGAATAG